In Ochotona princeps isolate mOchPri1 chromosome 31, mOchPri1.hap1, whole genome shotgun sequence, a single window of DNA contains:
- the PTCH1 gene encoding protein patched homolog 1 isoform X1: MASVGNAADLLEDRGGGGSGSGALGWSVGGGRRRRVGGLRRATTAAAAVPDPDYLHRPSYCDAAFALEQISKGKATGRKAPLWLRAKFQRLLFKLGCYIQKNCGKFLVVGLLIFGAFAVGLKAANLETNVEELWVEVGGRVSRELNYTRQKIGEEAMFNPQLMIQTPKEEGADVLTTEALLQHLDSALQASRVHVYMYNRQWKLEHLCYKSGELITETGYMDQIIEYLYPCLIITPLDCFWEGAKLQSGTAYLLGKPPLRWTNFDPLEFLDELKKINYQVDSWEEMINKADVGHGYMDRPCLNPGDPDCPATAPNKNSTKPLDMALVLNGGCHGLSRKYMHWQEELIVGGTVRNSSGNLVSAHALQTMFQLMTPKQMYEHFKGYEYVSHINWNEDKAAAILEAWQRTYVEVVHQSVSANSTQKVLSFTTTTLEDILKSFSDVSVIRVASGYLLMLAYACLTMLRWDCSKSQGAVGLAGVLLVALSVAAGLGLCSLMGISFNAATTQVLPFLALGVGVDDVFLLAHAFSETGQNKRIPFEDRTGECLKRTGASVALTSISNVTAFFMAALIPIPALRAFSLQAAVVVVFNFAMVLLIFPAILSMDLYRREDRRLDIFCCFTSPCVSRVIQVEPQAYTEAHDSPRYSPPPPYSSHSFAHETQITMQSTVQLRTEYDPHTHAYYTTAEPRSEISVQPVTVTQDNLSCQSPESTSSTRDLLSQFSDSSLHCLEPPCTKWTLSSFAEKHYAPFLLKPRAKVVVIFLFLGLLGVSLYGTTRVRDGLDLTDIVPRETREYDFIAAQFKYFSFYNMYVVTQKADYPNIQHLLYDLHRSFSNVKYVMLEENQQLPKMWLHYFRDWLQGLQDAFDSDWETGRIMPNNYKNGSDDGVLAYKLLVQTGSRDKPIDISQLTKQRLVDANGIINPSAFYIYLTAWVSNDPVAYAASQANIRPHRPEWVHDKADYMPETRLRIPAAEPIEYAQFPFYLNGLRDTSDFVEAIEKVRSICSNFSSLGLSSYPNGYPFLFWEQYIGLRHWLLLSISVVLACTFLVCAVFLLNPWTAGIIVMVLALMTIELFGMMGLIGIKLSAVPVVILIASVGIGVEFTVHVALAFLTAIGDKNRRAVLALEHMFAPVLDGAVSTLLGVLMLAGSEFDFIVRYFFAVLAILTILGVLNGLVLLPVLLSFFGPYPEVSPANGLSRLPTPSPEPPPGMVRFSMPPGHMNSGSDSSDSEYSSQTTVSGLSEELQHYETERGPRGPAHQVMVEATENPVFARSSVVHPESRHHLPSNTRQQQLLDSGPLSPGRQSQQPRRDLPREGLRPPPYRPRRDAFEISTEGHSGPSHRDRGPRVHNTRNPTSSSASSTATPGSTLPGYCQPITTVTASASVTVAVHPPPVPGPLGPGRNPRGGLCPGYEGYPETEPGLFEDPHVPFHVRCERRDSKVEIIELQDLECEQRARRGSSA, from the exons TTGGTGGCCGAGTAAGTCGTGAATTAAATTATACCCGCCAGAAGATTGGGGAAGAGGCCATGTTCAACCCTCAACTCATGATCCAGACGCCGAAAGAAGAAGGTGCTGATGTCCTGACCACAGAAGCGCTCCTTCAACACCTGGACTCGGCGCTGCAGGCCAGCCGAGTCCACGTGTACATGTACAACAG GCAGTGGAAACTGGAACATCTGTGTTACAAATCAGGAGAACTTATCACAGAGACGGGTTACATGGATCAG ATCATAGAATACCTTTACCCATGCCTCATTATCACACCGTTGGATTGCTTCTGGGAAGGTGCGAAGCTCCAGTCCGGGACAGCATACCTCCT AGGTAAACCTCCCTTGCGTTGGACAAATTTTGACCCCTTGGAGTTCCTGGACGAGTTAAAGAAAATCAACTACCAAGTGGACAGCTGGGAGGAGATGATCAACAAGGCTGATGTCGGCCATGGCTACATGGACCGGCCGTGCCTCAatccaggagacccagactgccCGGCCACAGCCCCCAACAAAAACTCCACCAAA CCTCTTGACATGGCCCTCGTGTTGAACGGTGGGTGTCACGGATTATCCAGGAAGTACATGCATTGGCAGGAGGAGTTGATTGTGGGTGGCACTGTCCGCAACAGCAGTGGGAACCTCGTCAG CGCCCACGCACTGCAGACCATGTTCCAGTTGATGACGCCCAAGCAGATGTATGAGCACTTCAAGGGCTATGAGTACGTGTCTCATATCAACTGGAATGAGGACAAGGCTGCGGCCATCCTGGAGGCTTGGCAGAGGACGTATGTGGAG GTGGTCCACCAGAGTGTGTCCGCCAATTCCACGCAGAAGGTACTTTCCTTTACCACCACCACCCTGGAAGATATCCTCAAGTCCTTCTCGGACGTCAGCGTCATCCGCGTGGCCAGCGGCTACCTGCTCATG CTTGCCTATGCCTGTCTAACCATGCTACGCTGGGACTGCTCCAAGTCCCAGGGTGCCGTGGGGCTTGCTGGCGTCCTCTTGGTGGCCCTGTCGGTGGCTGCAGGATTGGGCCTGTGCTCATTGATGGGGATTTCCTTTAACGCCGCGACAACTCAG GTGTTGCCATTCCTCGCCCTTGGTGTTGGCGTGGACGACGTCTTCCTCCTGGCCCACGCGTTCAGTGAAACGGGGCAGAACAAGAGGATCCCTTTTGAG GACAGAACCGGGGAGTGCCTAAAGCGCACAGGCGCCAGCGTGGCACTCACATCCATCAGCAACGTCACTGCCTTCTTCATGGCTGCGCTGATCCCAATTCCTGCCCTGCGAGCCTTCTCTCTGCAG GCTGCGGTGGTCGTGGTGTTCAACTTCGCCATGGTCCTGCTCATCTTCCCTGCTATTCTCAGCATGGACCTGTATCGGCGGGAGGACAGGAGGTTggacattttctgctgtttcaccAG cccttgcgTCAGCAGGGTGATCCAGGTGGAGCCCCAGGCCTATACGGAAGCCCACGACAGCCCGCGctacagccccccacccccctaCAGCAGCCACAGCTTTGCCCACGAGACGCAGATCACCATGCAGTCCACGGTACAGCTGCGCACGGAGTATGACCCGCACACGCACGCGTACTACACCACGGCCGAGCCTCGCTCCGAGATCTCCGTGCAGCCGGTCACCGTGACACAGGACAACCTGAGCTGTCAGAGCCCTGAGAGCACCAGCTCCACCCGGGACCTGCTCTCCCAGTTCTCCGACTCCAGCCTCCACTGCCTCGAGCCCCCCTGCACCAAATGGACGCTCTCATCTTTCGCCGAGAAGCATTACGCACCCTTCCTCCTAAAGCCCAGAGCCAAG GTCGTGGTGATCTTCCTCTTCCTGGGCCTCCTGGGGGTCAGCCTGTACGGGACCACCCGAGTGAGGGACGGGCTAGATCTGACAGACATCGTCCCTCGGGAAACGAGAGAGTATGATTTCATCGCTGCGCAGTTCAAATACTTTTCCTTCTACAACATGTACGTAGTCACGCAGAAGGCGGACTACCCGAACATCCAGCACTTACTTTACGACCTGCACAGGAGCTTCAGCAACGTGAAGTATGTCATGCTGGAAGAAAATCAACAGCTTCCCAAAATGTGGCTGCACTATTTCAGAGACTGGCTCCAAG GGCTCCAGGATGCGTTCGACAGTGACTGGGAGACGGGCAGGATCATGCCCAACAATTACAAAAACGGATCAGATGATGGGGTTCTGGCATACAAACTGCTCGTGCAAACTGGCAGTCGAGACAAGCCCATTGACATCAGCCAG CTGACGAAACAGCGCCTGGTGGATGCCAATGGCATCATCAACCCCAGTGCCTTCTACATCTACCTGACAGCCTGGGTCAGCAATGACCCCGTGGCTTACGCCGCCTCCCAGGCCAACATCCGGCCCCACCGCCCCGAGTGGGTGCACGACAAGGCCGACTACATGCCGGAGACGAGGCTGAGAA TCCCCGCCGCAGAGCCCATAGAGTATGCTCAGTTCCCCTTCTACCTCAACGGCCTGCGGGACACCTCTGACTTCGTGGAAGCCATTGAGAAAGTGCGGAGCATCTGCAGCAACTTCAGCAGCCTGGGGCTGTCGAGCTACCCCAACGGCTACCCCTTCCTCTTCTGGGAGCAGTACATCGGCCTCCggcactggctgctgctgtccATTAGCGTGGTGTTGGCCTGTACGTTCCTGGTGTGCGCCGTCTTCCTGCTGAACCCCTGGACCGCCGGCATCATC GTGATGGTCCTGGCTTTGATGACCATCGAGCTGTTTGGCATGATGGGCCTCATTGGAATCAAGCTGAGCGCGGTGCCCGTGGTCATCCTGATCGCGTCTGTGGGCATAGGAGTGGAGTTCACTGTCCACGTTGCTTTG GCCTTCCTGACCGCCATTGGCGATAAGAACCGACGGGCTGTGCTTGCCTTGGAGCACATGTTCGCCCCTGTCCTGGATGGCGCCGTGTCCACTCTGTTAGGAGTGCTGATGCTGGCAGGGTCTGAGTTTGATTTCATTGTCAG GTATTTCTTCGCTGTGCTGGCCATTCTAACAATCCTGGGCGTCCTCAATGGACTGGTGTTGCTCCCAGTCCTGCTGTCTTTCTTTGGGCCGTATCCTGAG GTATCTCCAGCCAATGGTCTCAGCCGGCTGCCCACCCCATCACCTGAGCCACCCCCGGGCATGGTCCGCTTCTCCATGCCCCCCGGCCATATGAACAGTGGCTCCGATTCCTCTGACTCCGAGTACAGCTCGCAGACCACGGTGTCAGGCCTCAGCGAAGAACTCCAGCATTATGAGACAGAGCGGGGTCCCAGGGGCCCTGCCCACCAGGTGATGGTAGAGGCCACGGAGAACCCCGTCTTTGCCCGCTCCTCT GTGGTACATCCCGAATCCCGGCATCACCTGCCCTCCAACACTcgccagcagcagctcctggactCAGGGCCCCTGTCCCCTGGACGGCAGAGCCAGCAGCCCCGCAGGGACCTCCCCAGAGAAGGCTTGCGGCCGCCCCCCTACCGACCACGCAGAGACGCTTTTGAAATCTCTACTGAAGGTCACTCTGGCCCCAGCCACAGGGACCGCGGGCCACGCGTGCACAATACCCGGAATCCGACATCGTCCAGCGCCTCCTCCACAGCCACCCCGGGCAGCACATTGCCAGGCTACTGCCAGCCCATCACCACCGTGACAGCCTCTGCTTCCGTGACCGTAGCCGTGCACCCCCCGCCAGTCCCTGGCCCCCTTGGACCTGGGCGGAATCCCCGCGGTGGCCTCTGCCCCGGCTACGAGGGCTACCCCGAGACTGAACCTGGGCTGTTTGAGGACCCCCATGTCCCTTTCCACGTGCGCTGTGAGAGAAGAGACTCCAAGGTGGAGATCATAGAGCTGCAGGACCTGGAGTGTGAGCAGCGCGCCCGGAGAGGCAGCTCGGCCTGA
- the PTCH1 gene encoding protein patched homolog 1 isoform X2, translating to MGKATGRKAPLWLRAKFQRLLFKLGCYIQKNCGKFLVVGLLIFGAFAVGLKAANLETNVEELWVEVGGRVSRELNYTRQKIGEEAMFNPQLMIQTPKEEGADVLTTEALLQHLDSALQASRVHVYMYNRQWKLEHLCYKSGELITETGYMDQIIEYLYPCLIITPLDCFWEGAKLQSGTAYLLGKPPLRWTNFDPLEFLDELKKINYQVDSWEEMINKADVGHGYMDRPCLNPGDPDCPATAPNKNSTKPLDMALVLNGGCHGLSRKYMHWQEELIVGGTVRNSSGNLVSAHALQTMFQLMTPKQMYEHFKGYEYVSHINWNEDKAAAILEAWQRTYVEVVHQSVSANSTQKVLSFTTTTLEDILKSFSDVSVIRVASGYLLMLAYACLTMLRWDCSKSQGAVGLAGVLLVALSVAAGLGLCSLMGISFNAATTQVLPFLALGVGVDDVFLLAHAFSETGQNKRIPFEDRTGECLKRTGASVALTSISNVTAFFMAALIPIPALRAFSLQAAVVVVFNFAMVLLIFPAILSMDLYRREDRRLDIFCCFTSPCVSRVIQVEPQAYTEAHDSPRYSPPPPYSSHSFAHETQITMQSTVQLRTEYDPHTHAYYTTAEPRSEISVQPVTVTQDNLSCQSPESTSSTRDLLSQFSDSSLHCLEPPCTKWTLSSFAEKHYAPFLLKPRAKVVVIFLFLGLLGVSLYGTTRVRDGLDLTDIVPRETREYDFIAAQFKYFSFYNMYVVTQKADYPNIQHLLYDLHRSFSNVKYVMLEENQQLPKMWLHYFRDWLQGLQDAFDSDWETGRIMPNNYKNGSDDGVLAYKLLVQTGSRDKPIDISQLTKQRLVDANGIINPSAFYIYLTAWVSNDPVAYAASQANIRPHRPEWVHDKADYMPETRLRIPAAEPIEYAQFPFYLNGLRDTSDFVEAIEKVRSICSNFSSLGLSSYPNGYPFLFWEQYIGLRHWLLLSISVVLACTFLVCAVFLLNPWTAGIIVMVLALMTIELFGMMGLIGIKLSAVPVVILIASVGIGVEFTVHVALAFLTAIGDKNRRAVLALEHMFAPVLDGAVSTLLGVLMLAGSEFDFIVRYFFAVLAILTILGVLNGLVLLPVLLSFFGPYPEVSPANGLSRLPTPSPEPPPGMVRFSMPPGHMNSGSDSSDSEYSSQTTVSGLSEELQHYETERGPRGPAHQVMVEATENPVFARSSVVHPESRHHLPSNTRQQQLLDSGPLSPGRQSQQPRRDLPREGLRPPPYRPRRDAFEISTEGHSGPSHRDRGPRVHNTRNPTSSSASSTATPGSTLPGYCQPITTVTASASVTVAVHPPPVPGPLGPGRNPRGGLCPGYEGYPETEPGLFEDPHVPFHVRCERRDSKVEIIELQDLECEQRARRGSSA from the exons TTGGTGGCCGAGTAAGTCGTGAATTAAATTATACCCGCCAGAAGATTGGGGAAGAGGCCATGTTCAACCCTCAACTCATGATCCAGACGCCGAAAGAAGAAGGTGCTGATGTCCTGACCACAGAAGCGCTCCTTCAACACCTGGACTCGGCGCTGCAGGCCAGCCGAGTCCACGTGTACATGTACAACAG GCAGTGGAAACTGGAACATCTGTGTTACAAATCAGGAGAACTTATCACAGAGACGGGTTACATGGATCAG ATCATAGAATACCTTTACCCATGCCTCATTATCACACCGTTGGATTGCTTCTGGGAAGGTGCGAAGCTCCAGTCCGGGACAGCATACCTCCT AGGTAAACCTCCCTTGCGTTGGACAAATTTTGACCCCTTGGAGTTCCTGGACGAGTTAAAGAAAATCAACTACCAAGTGGACAGCTGGGAGGAGATGATCAACAAGGCTGATGTCGGCCATGGCTACATGGACCGGCCGTGCCTCAatccaggagacccagactgccCGGCCACAGCCCCCAACAAAAACTCCACCAAA CCTCTTGACATGGCCCTCGTGTTGAACGGTGGGTGTCACGGATTATCCAGGAAGTACATGCATTGGCAGGAGGAGTTGATTGTGGGTGGCACTGTCCGCAACAGCAGTGGGAACCTCGTCAG CGCCCACGCACTGCAGACCATGTTCCAGTTGATGACGCCCAAGCAGATGTATGAGCACTTCAAGGGCTATGAGTACGTGTCTCATATCAACTGGAATGAGGACAAGGCTGCGGCCATCCTGGAGGCTTGGCAGAGGACGTATGTGGAG GTGGTCCACCAGAGTGTGTCCGCCAATTCCACGCAGAAGGTACTTTCCTTTACCACCACCACCCTGGAAGATATCCTCAAGTCCTTCTCGGACGTCAGCGTCATCCGCGTGGCCAGCGGCTACCTGCTCATG CTTGCCTATGCCTGTCTAACCATGCTACGCTGGGACTGCTCCAAGTCCCAGGGTGCCGTGGGGCTTGCTGGCGTCCTCTTGGTGGCCCTGTCGGTGGCTGCAGGATTGGGCCTGTGCTCATTGATGGGGATTTCCTTTAACGCCGCGACAACTCAG GTGTTGCCATTCCTCGCCCTTGGTGTTGGCGTGGACGACGTCTTCCTCCTGGCCCACGCGTTCAGTGAAACGGGGCAGAACAAGAGGATCCCTTTTGAG GACAGAACCGGGGAGTGCCTAAAGCGCACAGGCGCCAGCGTGGCACTCACATCCATCAGCAACGTCACTGCCTTCTTCATGGCTGCGCTGATCCCAATTCCTGCCCTGCGAGCCTTCTCTCTGCAG GCTGCGGTGGTCGTGGTGTTCAACTTCGCCATGGTCCTGCTCATCTTCCCTGCTATTCTCAGCATGGACCTGTATCGGCGGGAGGACAGGAGGTTggacattttctgctgtttcaccAG cccttgcgTCAGCAGGGTGATCCAGGTGGAGCCCCAGGCCTATACGGAAGCCCACGACAGCCCGCGctacagccccccacccccctaCAGCAGCCACAGCTTTGCCCACGAGACGCAGATCACCATGCAGTCCACGGTACAGCTGCGCACGGAGTATGACCCGCACACGCACGCGTACTACACCACGGCCGAGCCTCGCTCCGAGATCTCCGTGCAGCCGGTCACCGTGACACAGGACAACCTGAGCTGTCAGAGCCCTGAGAGCACCAGCTCCACCCGGGACCTGCTCTCCCAGTTCTCCGACTCCAGCCTCCACTGCCTCGAGCCCCCCTGCACCAAATGGACGCTCTCATCTTTCGCCGAGAAGCATTACGCACCCTTCCTCCTAAAGCCCAGAGCCAAG GTCGTGGTGATCTTCCTCTTCCTGGGCCTCCTGGGGGTCAGCCTGTACGGGACCACCCGAGTGAGGGACGGGCTAGATCTGACAGACATCGTCCCTCGGGAAACGAGAGAGTATGATTTCATCGCTGCGCAGTTCAAATACTTTTCCTTCTACAACATGTACGTAGTCACGCAGAAGGCGGACTACCCGAACATCCAGCACTTACTTTACGACCTGCACAGGAGCTTCAGCAACGTGAAGTATGTCATGCTGGAAGAAAATCAACAGCTTCCCAAAATGTGGCTGCACTATTTCAGAGACTGGCTCCAAG GGCTCCAGGATGCGTTCGACAGTGACTGGGAGACGGGCAGGATCATGCCCAACAATTACAAAAACGGATCAGATGATGGGGTTCTGGCATACAAACTGCTCGTGCAAACTGGCAGTCGAGACAAGCCCATTGACATCAGCCAG CTGACGAAACAGCGCCTGGTGGATGCCAATGGCATCATCAACCCCAGTGCCTTCTACATCTACCTGACAGCCTGGGTCAGCAATGACCCCGTGGCTTACGCCGCCTCCCAGGCCAACATCCGGCCCCACCGCCCCGAGTGGGTGCACGACAAGGCCGACTACATGCCGGAGACGAGGCTGAGAA TCCCCGCCGCAGAGCCCATAGAGTATGCTCAGTTCCCCTTCTACCTCAACGGCCTGCGGGACACCTCTGACTTCGTGGAAGCCATTGAGAAAGTGCGGAGCATCTGCAGCAACTTCAGCAGCCTGGGGCTGTCGAGCTACCCCAACGGCTACCCCTTCCTCTTCTGGGAGCAGTACATCGGCCTCCggcactggctgctgctgtccATTAGCGTGGTGTTGGCCTGTACGTTCCTGGTGTGCGCCGTCTTCCTGCTGAACCCCTGGACCGCCGGCATCATC GTGATGGTCCTGGCTTTGATGACCATCGAGCTGTTTGGCATGATGGGCCTCATTGGAATCAAGCTGAGCGCGGTGCCCGTGGTCATCCTGATCGCGTCTGTGGGCATAGGAGTGGAGTTCACTGTCCACGTTGCTTTG GCCTTCCTGACCGCCATTGGCGATAAGAACCGACGGGCTGTGCTTGCCTTGGAGCACATGTTCGCCCCTGTCCTGGATGGCGCCGTGTCCACTCTGTTAGGAGTGCTGATGCTGGCAGGGTCTGAGTTTGATTTCATTGTCAG GTATTTCTTCGCTGTGCTGGCCATTCTAACAATCCTGGGCGTCCTCAATGGACTGGTGTTGCTCCCAGTCCTGCTGTCTTTCTTTGGGCCGTATCCTGAG GTATCTCCAGCCAATGGTCTCAGCCGGCTGCCCACCCCATCACCTGAGCCACCCCCGGGCATGGTCCGCTTCTCCATGCCCCCCGGCCATATGAACAGTGGCTCCGATTCCTCTGACTCCGAGTACAGCTCGCAGACCACGGTGTCAGGCCTCAGCGAAGAACTCCAGCATTATGAGACAGAGCGGGGTCCCAGGGGCCCTGCCCACCAGGTGATGGTAGAGGCCACGGAGAACCCCGTCTTTGCCCGCTCCTCT GTGGTACATCCCGAATCCCGGCATCACCTGCCCTCCAACACTcgccagcagcagctcctggactCAGGGCCCCTGTCCCCTGGACGGCAGAGCCAGCAGCCCCGCAGGGACCTCCCCAGAGAAGGCTTGCGGCCGCCCCCCTACCGACCACGCAGAGACGCTTTTGAAATCTCTACTGAAGGTCACTCTGGCCCCAGCCACAGGGACCGCGGGCCACGCGTGCACAATACCCGGAATCCGACATCGTCCAGCGCCTCCTCCACAGCCACCCCGGGCAGCACATTGCCAGGCTACTGCCAGCCCATCACCACCGTGACAGCCTCTGCTTCCGTGACCGTAGCCGTGCACCCCCCGCCAGTCCCTGGCCCCCTTGGACCTGGGCGGAATCCCCGCGGTGGCCTCTGCCCCGGCTACGAGGGCTACCCCGAGACTGAACCTGGGCTGTTTGAGGACCCCCATGTCCCTTTCCACGTGCGCTGTGAGAGAAGAGACTCCAAGGTGGAGATCATAGAGCTGCAGGACCTGGAGTGTGAGCAGCGCGCCCGGAGAGGCAGCTCGGCCTGA